In the genome of Girardinichthys multiradiatus isolate DD_20200921_A chromosome 7, DD_fGirMul_XY1, whole genome shotgun sequence, one region contains:
- the LOC124871414 gene encoding solute carrier family 22 member 5-like, with the protein MQNYEESVSFLRTWGPFQRKIFVVLCLACVPCGYNILSVIFLLASPPHHCDIPDHSNLSQEWIHASIPVKQVAGQLTRSSCSRYELDLVRNLSTMGASPNWMQNQSAQQGLRPEVLSNLRQEDCKDGWTHSTEYFQSTVVTETWRHLSLTMSLPGLACIPLWWLVPESPRWLLSHGHLPEAELLLRSAALENQVEAPTVIFLPPKAERAGSQKAESVSFLGLLKTANIRRVTMKLWLIWFSMSICYFGLSFSMSTLYGNPFLNYFLLTAVELPAFFASWLAARSFPRRLSFISFSLLGALALLFIQVTMHSHPDLTMFLVLLGKFGVLAGNGLVYTYTGELFPTVIRNTAMSSCAMFSKVGSSVSPYLLEMAGFNELLPWIIVGVLSLLNIFLCIFLPETFRQPLPDTIEQMPVTQWFT; encoded by the exons ATGCAGAATTATGAGGAGTCTGTGTCTTTCTTGAGAACCTGGGGTCCTTTTCAGAGGAAAATCTTTGTTGTTCTTTGCCTCGCCTGTGTTCCGTGTGGATACAACATCCTGTCCGTCATTTTCCTGCTGGCCAGCCCCCCACACCACTGTGATATCCCTGACCACAGCAACCTGAGCCAGGAGTGGATCCATGCCAGCATCCCAGTAAAG CAGGTGGCTGGGCAGCTGACGAGAAGCAGCTGCAGCCGGTATGAGCTGGACCTGGTTAGGAACCTGTCTACAATGGGAGCCAGTCCAAATTGGATGCAGAACCAGTCTGCGCAGCAGGGATTAAGGCCAGAGGTCCTATCCAACCTGAGGCAGGAGGACTGTAAAGATGGATGGACGCACAGTACTGAGTACTTCCAGTCTACTGTGGTCACTGAG ACCTGGAGACACCTGTCACTCACCATGTCTTTACCTGGCTTGGCTTGTATCCCCCTCTGGTG GCTGGTTCCAGAGTCTCCTCGCTGGCTGCTGTCTCATGGCCACTTGCCAGAGGCCGAGCTTCTGCTGCGGTCAGCAGCGCTGGAGAACCAAGTGGAGGCACCAACAGTCATTTTCCTCCCCCCCAAA GCTGAAAGAGCTGGAAGCCAGAAGGCAGAGTCTGTCAGCTTCCTAGGGTTGCTGAAGACTGCAAACATTCGTCGTGTAACCATGAAACTGTGGCTTATTTG GTTTTCTATGAGCATCTGCTACTTTGGCCTGTCCTTCAGTATGTCCACTTTGTATGGCAACCCCTTCCTGAACTACTTTCTTCTCACAGCTGTGGAGCTCCCAGCATTCTTTGCCAGCTGGCTGGCTGCACGCAGCTTTCCTCGTCGTCTTTCCTTTATCAGCTTCTCTCTGCTGGGGGCACTGGCACTGCTCTTCATCCAGGTTACCATGCATA GTCATCCAGATCTTACCATGTTCCTGGTGCTGTTGGGTAAATTTGGTGTTCTGGCTGGAAATGGGCTGGTGTACACCTACACTGGAGAGCTGTTTCCCACAGTCATCAGAAATACAGCAATGTCCTCCTGTGCCATGTTCTCCAAAGTGGGATCCTCTGTGTCGCCATATCTGCTGGAGATGG CTGGGTTCAATGAACTCCTGCCATGGATAATTGTGGGTGTTTTGTCACTTCTCAACATCTTTCTCTGCATCTTCCTGCCAGAAACGTTCAGACAGCCACTGCCGGATACCATCGAGCAGATGCCGGTAACACAGTG GTTTACGTga